A single window of uncultured Methanospirillum sp. DNA harbors:
- a CDS encoding ABC transporter ATP-binding protein, which produces MTSQSGPIGKVPLRGRFRLLKDSLTYVPPGKDGEFRYRDILYFTRYLIPLKYAIISSLILTFISSLLGTALPLSGKWIIDYIFMHQSIEPVLDTLSTHHLAFLIPFASQILSSLPFLIGTLAVISIVKYLIGNELSLINYRINTEYGYRVKMAVFTHVMKYPVSYFKSTRSGYLLARISSDTGGLSGISGNFLQSIITAGTSLCVTATVLSALSFPLTLFVMVTVPVSVIISYWVIRFNRSYNIRMRESGLQMSADGQDLFSSIDLIKTHAAEDRELNRYMKRTLDNISLNIASMLFGQVTGGVQMAFTSIVRLIVMLYGGSLVLSNQMSIGSYTAFLAMYPQLTGAISTFLQMPLNLQGTALAAGRVKELLDITTEYEHDDPKKTLLYPDIRTNGHILVDQVSFSYDPDTPVLKDVSLEIQPGDRIGIVGQTGAGKTTFINLLLKFYRPNQGKILIDDYDYADLNPAWIRNQIAVVSQDLMLFHDTVMNNIRYSRPEADDEEVMRAAQSAGIHDEITRFQNGYDTIVGERGSKLSGGQKQRIAIARAFLRNAQIVILDEPTAHLDIETEELLVREFLSACSGRTMVVITHRESLLRLVDQVYRVEKGTMSEEKRNSSLISA; this is translated from the coding sequence ATGACCTCCCAAAGCGGCCCGATCGGTAAAGTTCCTTTACGGGGGCGGTTTCGACTTCTCAAAGATTCTCTGACCTATGTACCCCCGGGCAAAGATGGAGAGTTTAGATATCGTGATATACTGTATTTTACCCGGTATCTCATCCCATTAAAATATGCAATCATTTCATCTCTCATCCTCACCTTCATCTCCTCACTCCTCGGGACCGCCCTCCCGCTCTCCGGGAAATGGATCATCGACTATATCTTCATGCATCAGAGTATAGAGCCGGTCCTGGATACACTTTCAACTCATCATCTGGCATTTCTCATCCCGTTTGCCTCACAAATCCTATCATCATTGCCGTTTCTGATAGGAACACTTGCCGTAATCTCAATTGTCAAATACCTCATCGGAAACGAACTTTCACTCATCAACTATCGGATCAATACCGAGTATGGGTACCGGGTGAAGATGGCGGTCTTCACCCATGTAATGAAGTACCCGGTCTCTTACTTCAAATCTACCAGGAGCGGGTACCTTCTCGCCAGAATCAGTTCAGATACCGGGGGTCTTTCGGGAATATCAGGGAATTTTCTCCAGAGCATCATCACTGCAGGTACATCGCTCTGTGTGACTGCCACTGTCCTCTCTGCCTTGTCATTTCCCCTCACACTCTTCGTAATGGTGACCGTACCGGTATCGGTTATCATTAGTTACTGGGTTATCAGGTTCAACCGATCCTATAATATCAGGATGCGGGAATCCGGCCTACAAATGTCTGCTGATGGACAGGATCTCTTCAGTTCAATCGACCTAATCAAAACCCATGCAGCAGAAGACCGGGAACTGAACAGGTACATGAAACGAACCCTCGACAATATCTCCCTAAACATCGCAAGCATGCTCTTTGGTCAGGTAACCGGTGGCGTCCAGATGGCATTCACCAGTATTGTCAGACTTATCGTCATGCTCTATGGGGGGAGCCTCGTCCTCTCAAACCAGATGTCCATCGGATCATATACTGCATTCCTTGCAATGTACCCGCAGCTTACCGGAGCAATCTCGACGTTCCTGCAGATGCCACTAAATCTTCAGGGAACTGCCCTTGCTGCCGGAAGGGTAAAAGAACTCCTTGATATAACCACCGAGTATGAGCATGACGACCCGAAAAAAACCCTCCTCTATCCAGATATCAGGACAAACGGGCACATTCTCGTGGATCAGGTTTCATTTTCCTATGATCCTGATACTCCGGTGTTGAAAGATGTCAGCCTGGAGATACAACCCGGCGACCGTATTGGAATCGTCGGTCAGACCGGGGCAGGAAAGACCACTTTTATCAATCTTCTTCTTAAGTTTTATCGCCCAAATCAGGGGAAGATACTCATCGATGATTATGATTATGCAGATCTGAATCCTGCATGGATCAGAAATCAGATAGCGGTCGTCTCACAGGATCTCATGCTTTTCCATGACACCGTGATGAATAATATCAGGTACAGCAGACCGGAGGCGGATGATGAGGAAGTCATGAGAGCGGCACAATCGGCAGGCATTCATGATGAAATTACCAGGTTCCAAAACGGATATGATACGATTGTCGGAGAACGTGGAAGCAAACTATCAGGAGGACAGAAACAACGGATCGCTATCGCACGTGCCTTTCTGCGTAATGCTCAGATCGTTATTCTGGACGAACCAACCGCTCACCTTGATATCGAAACTGAAGAACTACTGGTCAGAGAGTTTTTAAGTGCCTGTTCAGGTAGAACCATGGTTGTTATCACTCACCGGGAGAGTCTGCTCCGGTTGGTGGATCAGGTGTATCGGGTGGAGAAGGGAACGATGAGCGAAGAAAAGAGGAATTCTTCATTAATCAGTGCATAG